The following coding sequences lie in one Mucilaginibacter sp. KACC 22773 genomic window:
- the tsaE gene encoding tRNA (adenosine(37)-N6)-threonylcarbamoyltransferase complex ATPase subunit type 1 TsaE: protein MQLTIPSISNLPQAARAIIEHAGSNRIFLFYGDMGAGKTTLIKELCKALDTTDNISSPTFSIVNEYHTAKDKIYHFDFYRLKDQTEALDMGYEEYFYAGAWCFIEWPEKIPDLLPPHYSNITIKVLDDGARLVSVENI, encoded by the coding sequence GTGCAACTAACCATTCCATCTATATCCAACTTACCCCAGGCAGCCCGGGCTATTATTGAGCACGCCGGCAGTAACCGTATTTTTTTATTTTACGGCGATATGGGCGCGGGTAAAACTACGCTGATCAAAGAATTATGCAAGGCGCTGGATACCACTGATAATATCAGCAGCCCTACGTTTTCTATCGTTAACGAATACCATACGGCAAAGGATAAAATTTATCATTTTGATTTTTATCGCCTTAAAGATCAAACCGAAGCGCTGGATATGGGTTATGAAGAATATTTTTACGCCGGTGCCTGGTGCTTTATTGAATGGCCCGAAAAGATACCAGACCTGTTGCCCCCACATTATTCAAACATAACCATTAAGGTGTTGGACGATGGAGCGAGACTGGTTAGCGTAGAAAATATTTAG
- the gcvH gene encoding glycine cleavage system protein GcvH: MNFPAELKYTKDHEWIKVEGNEATIGITEFAQSELGDIVYVDIASLGKEVAKDAVFGTVEAVKTVSDLFMPVTGTVTEINPALNNQPDLVNSDPYGEGWMVKITVADVSEIESLLSAGDYKSVVGA; the protein is encoded by the coding sequence ATGAATTTTCCCGCTGAATTAAAGTACACTAAAGACCACGAGTGGATAAAAGTTGAAGGCAATGAAGCTACAATTGGCATTACCGAATTTGCGCAAAGCGAACTTGGCGATATTGTTTATGTTGACATTGCATCCTTAGGGAAAGAAGTTGCTAAAGATGCTGTTTTTGGCACCGTTGAGGCTGTAAAAACAGTATCAGACCTGTTTATGCCTGTTACCGGTACGGTTACCGAAATTAACCCCGCCCTTAACAACCAGCCCGACCTTGTAAACTCTGATCCTTACGGCGAAGGCTGGATGGTAAAAATTACCGTAGCTGATGTATCGGAAATTGAAAGCCTTTTATCTGCCGGCGACTATAAATCTGTTGTTGGCGCTTAA
- a CDS encoding M15 family metallopeptidase, with protein sequence MMGYCLLAFVLLSLNAGAQRYKYIDSTRVCGIAWYKAQVRADSNKRLVEIIKYVPAIKLDIRYATTNNFMHRVMYRQAKAYARLPVVKALKDIEADLKTRGLGLKIFDAYRPYSVTVAFYETTPDTNFVANPKFGSKHNRGCAIDLSLIDLKTGKELDMPTGFDSFSKKASANYAGATPLQTTNRELLKTIMHAHGFTVLPTEWWHYDFDGWRNYQLADIPFTAL encoded by the coding sequence ATGATGGGTTATTGCCTGCTTGCTTTTGTTTTACTTAGCCTTAATGCCGGTGCCCAGCGCTATAAGTATATTGACAGCACCCGCGTTTGCGGCATTGCATGGTATAAAGCACAGGTGAGGGCCGATTCAAATAAGCGCCTGGTTGAAATTATAAAATACGTCCCGGCTATAAAACTGGATATCCGCTATGCCACAACCAATAACTTTATGCATAGGGTTATGTACCGGCAAGCTAAGGCATACGCAAGGCTGCCGGTTGTAAAAGCTTTAAAAGATATTGAGGCCGATTTAAAAACGCGGGGGCTGGGCTTAAAAATATTTGATGCTTACCGGCCATATTCGGTCACCGTAGCGTTTTACGAAACCACGCCCGATACCAATTTTGTGGCCAATCCGAAATTCGGATCCAAACATAACCGGGGCTGCGCCATCGACCTTTCATTGATCGACCTTAAAACCGGAAAAGAGCTGGATATGCCCACAGGCTTTGATAGTTTCAGCAAAAAGGCGTCGGCTAATTACGCAGGCGCTACACCATTACAAACTACTAATCGCGAGTTACTTAAAACAATTATGCACGCACATGGCTTTACGGTATTACCCACCGAGTGGTGGCATTATGATTTTGACGGATGGCGCAATTATCAACTGGCAGATATTCCGTTTACGGCATTATAA
- a CDS encoding alanine dehydrogenase, with amino-acid sequence MSSGKYSGFSDVAKQAMMQPQESMLEVKTKKNQLFIGIPKEISFQENRIPLTPLSVALLVNNGHQVMLESNAGQAANFSDKDYSEQGALIVYDTKAVYEADIIIKIAPPMVQEIEMMKHGQILISALQLATLKADSLHALMKKNVTALCFEHLLDEGGSLTVVRAMSEIVGATSILIAAEYLSNVFEGKGLMLGGITGVPPTEIVILGAGTVGEYAARTAISLGAEVKVFDSSIYKLRRLQNNIGARVFTSVVQPIVLEKAITTCDVAIGAIRAEDGRSPCIISEATVSRMKRDSVIIDVSIDQGGCFETSEVTNHTHPVFRKYDVIHYCVPNIASRVARTATYALTNIFAPILLDIGEQGGIKNVIWQKSGVRNAVYIYQGQLTNKYIGERFSIPCKDLDLLIVSHR; translated from the coding sequence ATGAGTTCAGGGAAATACAGTGGGTTTTCGGATGTTGCCAAACAGGCCATGATGCAGCCCCAGGAATCAATGCTGGAGGTTAAAACCAAAAAGAATCAATTATTTATTGGCATTCCCAAGGAAATTTCCTTCCAGGAAAACAGGATTCCGCTTACCCCCCTTTCAGTTGCGTTGTTGGTTAATAACGGGCACCAGGTAATGCTGGAAAGCAATGCCGGGCAGGCAGCCAATTTTAGCGATAAGGATTACAGCGAGCAGGGTGCACTGATTGTTTATGACACCAAAGCGGTTTACGAGGCCGATATTATCATTAAAATTGCACCGCCTATGGTGCAGGAAATTGAAATGATGAAACATGGCCAGATCCTGATCTCGGCCCTGCAGTTGGCCACCCTTAAGGCCGATAGTCTGCATGCCCTCATGAAAAAAAATGTTACCGCCCTGTGTTTTGAGCATTTACTTGATGAAGGCGGCTCGTTAACCGTGGTAAGGGCCATGAGCGAAATAGTTGGGGCCACATCTATACTGATAGCAGCCGAATATTTAAGCAATGTTTTTGAAGGTAAAGGTCTGATGCTGGGAGGCATTACCGGTGTACCGCCTACCGAAATTGTAATATTAGGCGCGGGCACCGTTGGCGAATATGCCGCGCGCACAGCCATATCATTAGGTGCCGAAGTAAAGGTTTTTGATTCATCAATATACAAACTGCGGCGCCTGCAAAATAACATTGGCGCAAGAGTATTTACATCGGTGGTACAGCCTATTGTGTTAGAAAAGGCTATTACCACTTGCGATGTGGCTATTGGCGCCATCCGCGCCGAAGATGGCCGCAGCCCGTGTATCATATCCGAAGCTACAGTAAGCCGCATGAAACGCGATTCGGTTATCATCGATGTGAGTATTGACCAGGGCGGGTGTTTTGAAACCTCGGAGGTTACCAACCATACGCACCCGGTTTTTCGTAAATATGATGTTATCCATTATTGCGTACCTAACATAGCTTCGAGGGTTGCCCGTACTGCCACCTATGCCCTCACCAATATTTTTGCCCCCATTTTGCTGGATATAGGCGAGCAGGGCGGTATTAAAAACGTGATATGGCAAAAATCGGGCGTGCGTAATGCGGTATACATTTACCAGGGCCAGCTCACCAATAAGTACATTGGCGAGCGGTTTTCAATTCCATGTAAAGATCTTGACCTGCTCATCGTATCGCACAGGTAA
- the metH gene encoding methionine synthase produces MDIRKELEKRILVIDGAMGTMIQRYQLTEKDFRGERFKNHHSDLQGNNDLLNITRPDIIKAIHAEYLDAGADIIETNTFSTQIISLADYKLEELAYELSYEGARIAREVADEYNQKNPSKPRFVAGAIGPTNRTASLSPDVNDPGYRAVTFDDLANAYYDQVRGLVDGGSDLLLVETIFDTLNAKAALFAINKYAHESGKHLPIMISGTITDASGRTLSGQTVEAFWNSIRHANLLSVGLNCALGAKEMRPHLAELSEKADVFISAYPNAGLPNEFGQYDETAHETAHQVDDFIKAGLVNIVGGCCGTTPEHIKCIAEKAAKYPPRLIPEIEPDLRLSGLEAVTIKPDSIFVNVGERTNITGSPKFSKLILAEDYEAALAVALQQVEGGAQVIDINMDEGMIDSEAVMVKFLNLVASEPDIAKLPIMIDSSKWTVIEAGLKCIQGKGIVNSISLKEGEEKFIEQARKILSYGAATVVMAFDETGQADSLQRRIEICKRSYDILVNVVGFPPQDIIFDPNILTVATGLEEHNNYAVDFIEATRWIKQNLPHAKVSGGVSNISFSFRGNNVVREAMHSAFLYHAIGAGMDMGIVNAGMLEVYQEIDKTLLELVEDVLLNRRDDATERLVEYADTIKSKGKEVVRDEEWRKGTVQERLSHALVKGIIEYLDDDVEEARQTYSKPLEVIEGPLMDGMNIVGDLFGAGKMFLPQVVKSARVMKKAVAYLLPFIELEKQRVIDAGEDSSGSRANAGKILMATVKGDVHDIGKNIVGVVLACNNFEVIDLGVMVPAQRIIEEAKKQNVDIIGLSGLITPSLDEMVHFAKEMEREGFTIPLIIGGATTSRIHAAVKVDPHYSGAAIHVLDASRSVTVCSSLMNRDGRDAYIQGIKEEYAKSREAHLNKKSDKRFVTIDQARQARFQVSLDGDVAPKPTFTGTKVFESYPLEELVPYIDWTPFFHTWELRGSYPKIFADKFVGDEAKKLFDDAQVLLSKIVKEKLLHANGVIGFWPANSVGDDIELYTDESRTTLLTRIHTLRQQAEKVKGDPYYALSDFIAPKESRVPDYFGGFAVTTGIGCDELVAEFEADNDDYNSIMAKALADRLAEAFAEKMHELVRKEYWGYSKGEQLSTDDLIKEEYQGIRPAPGYPACPDHTEKTTLFELLKAEDNAKMHLTESLAMTPAASVSGFYFAHPQARYFGLGKISKDQVEDYALRKQMTLEEVERWLGPNINY; encoded by the coding sequence ATGGACATTAGAAAAGAATTAGAAAAACGCATCCTTGTAATTGACGGGGCAATGGGTACCATGATACAGCGGTACCAGCTTACCGAAAAGGATTTTCGTGGCGAAAGGTTTAAGAATCACCATAGTGACCTGCAGGGGAATAATGACCTTTTAAATATTACGCGCCCGGATATCATCAAAGCTATTCATGCCGAGTATTTAGATGCCGGGGCAGATATTATCGAGACCAATACCTTCAGCACACAGATAATTTCGCTGGCCGATTATAAGCTGGAAGAGCTGGCCTACGAATTAAGTTATGAAGGCGCGCGTATTGCCCGCGAAGTAGCCGACGAATACAACCAAAAAAATCCATCAAAGCCGCGTTTTGTAGCAGGTGCTATCGGGCCAACCAACCGTACAGCGTCCTTATCGCCAGATGTTAACGACCCCGGTTATCGCGCCGTTACCTTTGATGATTTGGCCAATGCTTATTATGACCAGGTACGGGGTTTGGTTGATGGCGGATCGGATTTATTATTAGTTGAAACTATATTTGATACCCTGAACGCCAAGGCGGCCTTGTTCGCTATCAATAAATACGCCCACGAGTCGGGCAAGCATTTGCCTATCATGATCTCGGGTACTATTACCGATGCCTCTGGCCGTACCCTTTCAGGGCAAACGGTAGAGGCCTTTTGGAATTCTATCCGCCATGCCAACCTGTTATCGGTAGGTTTAAACTGCGCTTTGGGTGCCAAAGAAATGAGGCCGCATTTGGCCGAACTTTCTGAAAAGGCTGATGTGTTTATATCGGCATATCCGAACGCCGGTTTACCCAACGAGTTTGGCCAGTACGACGAAACCGCGCATGAAACCGCGCACCAGGTTGATGATTTTATTAAAGCCGGGCTGGTTAATATCGTTGGTGGTTGTTGTGGCACTACGCCCGAGCACATCAAATGCATTGCCGAAAAAGCAGCCAAATACCCGCCAAGACTTATCCCCGAAATTGAACCCGACCTGCGCCTGAGCGGCCTGGAAGCGGTTACCATAAAACCCGATAGCATTTTTGTAAACGTGGGCGAGCGTACCAATATCACCGGATCGCCAAAATTCTCGAAACTTATTTTAGCCGAGGATTACGAGGCTGCTTTAGCTGTTGCCTTGCAACAGGTAGAGGGCGGTGCGCAGGTCATAGACATTAACATGGATGAGGGCATGATTGATTCGGAAGCGGTAATGGTGAAATTCCTTAATCTGGTGGCATCCGAACCTGATATTGCCAAACTGCCCATCATGATCGATTCATCTAAATGGACGGTTATTGAGGCTGGTTTAAAATGCATCCAGGGTAAGGGTATCGTAAACTCCATCTCGCTTAAAGAGGGCGAAGAAAAATTTATAGAGCAGGCCCGCAAAATCCTTAGCTATGGTGCAGCCACGGTTGTAATGGCCTTTGACGAAACCGGCCAGGCCGATTCGTTACAACGCCGTATTGAGATATGTAAAAGATCGTATGATATACTGGTTAATGTGGTGGGGTTCCCTCCGCAGGACATCATCTTCGACCCCAACATCCTAACCGTTGCAACAGGTTTGGAGGAGCATAACAATTACGCGGTTGATTTTATTGAAGCCACCCGCTGGATAAAACAAAACCTGCCGCATGCCAAAGTGAGCGGCGGGGTAAGTAATATCTCCTTCTCGTTCAGGGGGAATAATGTAGTGCGTGAAGCCATGCACTCCGCATTTTTGTACCACGCCATTGGCGCCGGTATGGATATGGGTATCGTAAACGCCGGCATGCTGGAGGTTTACCAGGAAATAGACAAAACCCTGCTTGAGCTGGTAGAAGATGTGCTGCTTAACCGCCGCGATGACGCTACCGAACGCCTTGTTGAATACGCCGATACTATAAAAAGTAAAGGCAAAGAGGTAGTGCGCGATGAAGAATGGCGCAAAGGAACTGTACAGGAAAGACTATCGCATGCCTTGGTAAAAGGTATTATTGAATACCTGGATGACGATGTGGAAGAAGCCCGCCAAACTTACAGCAAACCACTGGAGGTTATAGAAGGCCCCCTGATGGACGGAATGAACATAGTGGGCGACTTATTTGGCGCAGGCAAAATGTTTTTGCCACAGGTAGTAAAATCAGCCCGGGTTATGAAAAAGGCGGTGGCTTACCTGCTGCCATTTATCGAACTTGAAAAACAACGGGTTATTGATGCCGGTGAAGATAGTAGCGGCAGCCGTGCCAATGCCGGTAAAATATTGATGGCTACCGTAAAAGGCGATGTGCACGACATTGGTAAAAACATTGTAGGTGTAGTATTGGCCTGTAACAATTTCGAGGTTATTGACCTGGGCGTAATGGTACCGGCACAGCGCATTATTGAAGAAGCTAAAAAACAAAATGTTGATATTATCGGCCTTAGTGGTTTGATTACGCCGTCGCTGGATGAGATGGTCCATTTTGCTAAAGAAATGGAGCGCGAAGGTTTTACCATTCCGCTGATTATTGGCGGGGCTACTACCTCGCGTATTCACGCGGCCGTTAAGGTCGATCCGCATTACTCGGGCGCCGCAATCCACGTGTTGGATGCATCGCGCAGTGTTACTGTATGCAGCAGCCTGATGAACCGCGACGGCCGGGATGCCTATATTCAAGGGATCAAGGAAGAGTATGCCAAATCACGCGAAGCGCATTTGAATAAAAAATCGGACAAGCGTTTTGTTACTATCGACCAGGCAAGGCAGGCCCGTTTCCAGGTTAGTTTAGATGGCGATGTGGCTCCTAAGCCAACGTTTACCGGCACCAAAGTATTTGAGTCATATCCACTGGAAGAATTAGTCCCTTATATCGACTGGACACCGTTTTTCCATACCTGGGAATTGCGGGGCAGTTACCCTAAAATATTTGCCGATAAATTTGTAGGCGATGAAGCCAAAAAGCTTTTTGACGATGCACAGGTACTGTTAAGCAAAATAGTAAAAGAAAAACTGCTGCATGCCAATGGTGTTATCGGTTTTTGGCCGGCCAATAGTGTTGGGGACGATATTGAATTGTACACTGATGAGAGCCGCACAACTTTATTAACCCGCATTCATACCCTGCGCCAACAGGCCGAAAAGGTTAAAGGCGACCCGTATTATGCACTATCAGATTTTATCGCACCAAAAGAAAGCAGAGTGCCCGACTATTTTGGCGGCTTTGCCGTAACCACCGGCATTGGTTGCGACGAACTGGTTGCCGAATTTGAAGCCGATAATGACGATTATAACAGCATCATGGCCAAAGCACTTGCCGACCGCCTTGCCGAGGCCTTTGCCGAAAAAATGCACGAACTGGTACGTAAAGAATACTGGGGCTACAGCAAGGGCGAACAACTAAGCACCGACGACCTGATCAAAGAAGAATACCAGGGCATCCGCCCGGCCCCAGGCTATCCCGCCTGCCCGGATCACACGGAAAAAACAACCTTGTTTGAGTTGCTAAAAGCAGAAGATAACGCCAAAATGCACCTGACGGAGAGTTTAGCGATGACACCGGCAGCATCGGTCAGTGGCTTTTATTTTGCGCATCCGCAAGCAAGATATTTTGGACTTGGTAAGATAAGTAAGGACCAAGTGGAGGATTACGCTTTGAGGAAGCAAATGACACTTGAGGAGGTTGAGCGTTGGCTTGGCCCCAATATTAATTATTGA
- a CDS encoding glycoside hydrolase family 10 protein codes for MHISRYILLLIFTLFITSVKAQPAEPANAPAAVKTQPKREFRGVWIATVVNIDWPTSTKLTMEKQKQQLLDILNSHQETGINAIMLQVRPAADALYAKGREPWSKYLTGRQGQNPGYDPLEFAITEAHKRGMELHAWFNPYRATFDGNFALLSPQHITRIKPDWFFTYGGIKTFNPGLPEVRDYIVQVILDVVDNYDIDGVHMDDYFYPYPIAGQKINDEDTYAKYGQGFDNIKDWRRHNVDLLIKMIADSVHAHDPNIKFGISPFGIWANKSQNDEGSETNGGSSYYENYADSRKWMEEGWIDYINPQLYWPIGNRAAAFDKLLSWWSDNTYGRHLYIGQAAYRINERKTLAFKNPDQLPNQITLIRNNPRVQGSVYFSSSSLTNNPLGITDSLRDNYYRYPALPPVMLWRDSIAPNPPQNVTARPGLKGGVAVRWQAPALAKDEEPVYGYVIYRFDNEKINIDDPKNILKIQYNANPAYDDTAVQKGKTYFYVVTALDRMKNESERSPTIAVTVP; via the coding sequence ATGCATATATCCCGCTATATTTTACTATTGATATTTACCCTGTTTATAACAAGTGTCAAGGCGCAGCCGGCCGAACCGGCTAATGCCCCGGCCGCTGTTAAAACCCAGCCCAAGCGCGAATTCAGGGGCGTTTGGATAGCTACTGTTGTCAATATCGACTGGCCAACAAGTACCAAACTTACCATGGAAAAGCAAAAGCAACAATTGCTGGATATCCTGAATTCGCACCAGGAAACCGGGATTAATGCCATTATGCTACAGGTAAGGCCCGCCGCCGATGCCCTTTATGCCAAAGGCCGCGAACCATGGTCAAAATATTTAACCGGCAGACAAGGCCAAAATCCGGGTTACGATCCGCTGGAATTTGCCATTACCGAAGCCCACAAACGCGGCATGGAACTGCATGCCTGGTTTAATCCGTACAGGGCTACTTTTGATGGCAATTTTGCTTTGCTAAGTCCGCAGCATATTACCCGTATAAAACCAGACTGGTTTTTTACTTATGGGGGCATCAAAACTTTTAACCCCGGCCTGCCCGAAGTGCGCGACTATATTGTGCAAGTAATATTAGATGTGGTAGATAATTATGACATAGACGGTGTACACATGGACGATTATTTTTATCCATACCCCATTGCCGGCCAAAAAATAAACGATGAGGACACCTACGCCAAATACGGGCAGGGCTTTGATAATATAAAAGACTGGCGCCGCCACAATGTTGACCTCCTGATAAAGATGATTGCCGACAGTGTACACGCGCATGATCCTAACATTAAATTCGGCATCAGCCCCTTTGGCATCTGGGCCAATAAGTCACAAAATGACGAGGGATCTGAAACCAATGGCGGCTCATCCTATTACGAAAACTACGCCGACTCGCGCAAATGGATGGAAGAAGGTTGGATTGATTATATAAACCCGCAGCTATACTGGCCAATTGGCAACCGGGCTGCCGCTTTTGATAAATTATTAAGCTGGTGGAGCGATAATACCTATGGCAGGCATCTTTATATAGGCCAGGCCGCCTACCGTATTAACGAACGTAAAACCCTGGCCTTTAAAAACCCAGACCAGTTGCCCAACCAGATAACCCTCATCAGGAATAACCCCAGGGTGCAGGGCAGTGTTTATTTTAGTTCCAGTTCGCTTACAAATAACCCCTTGGGCATAACCGATTCATTGCGTGATAATTATTACCGGTACCCAGCCCTCCCACCGGTAATGCTCTGGCGCGATTCGATAGCGCCCAATCCGCCTCAAAACGTTACGGCCCGCCCGGGCTTAAAAGGTGGCGTAGCTGTAAGGTGGCAAGCCCCGGCACTGGCTAAAGACGAAGAGCCTGTTTACGGCTACGTGATATACCGTTTTGATAACGAGAAAATAAATATCGACGATCCGAAAAACATTCTCAAAATTCAATACAATGCTAATCCCGCCTATGATGACACTGCCGTACAAAAAGGGAAAACCTATTTTTATGTAGTAACGGCGCTTGACAGGATGAAGAACGAGAGTGAGCGGTCGCCAACCATAGCGGTCACGGTACCGTAA
- a CDS encoding Bax inhibitor-1/YccA family protein: protein MEIKDPGFEYKNVIQITEQDASRKFIANVFLWMFVALGISAICAYVFSQNQALYQMLRDPETGRNTGLGTLVMFAPLAFVLIISFGFQRLSYAVAALLFVAFSAVMGISLSYILIVYTAGSVIGVFVTTSVVFGIMAIAGYTTNTDLTKFGSLMMMGLIGIIVASLFNMFIGSTQLEYIISYIGIAVFVGLTAYDVQKLKRIGAGLEYGDASAGKMALLGGLTLYLDFINLFLMILRLFGRRR from the coding sequence ATGGAAATTAAAGATCCTGGATTCGAATACAAAAATGTAATCCAAATAACAGAACAAGACGCATCGCGTAAATTTATAGCCAATGTATTTTTATGGATGTTTGTGGCTTTGGGCATATCTGCCATTTGCGCTTATGTGTTTTCTCAAAACCAAGCCTTATATCAAATGCTTAGGGACCCGGAAACTGGTCGTAATACCGGTTTAGGCACATTGGTAATGTTTGCTCCGCTGGCATTTGTTTTAATTATTTCTTTTGGCTTTCAGCGTTTGTCGTATGCTGTTGCGGCCTTGCTATTTGTAGCTTTCTCGGCGGTAATGGGTATCAGTTTAAGCTATATACTCATTGTTTACACCGCAGGCTCGGTAATCGGCGTATTTGTTACAACCTCGGTTGTTTTCGGCATCATGGCGATAGCAGGTTATACTACCAATACCGATTTAACAAAATTCGGCTCGCTAATGATGATGGGCCTGATAGGCATCATCGTTGCCTCGTTATTTAACATGTTTATAGGCAGCACACAATTGGAATACATTATTAGCTATATAGGCATTGCGGTATTTGTTGGCTTAACCGCCTATGATGTGCAAAAACTGAAACGCATTGGTGCCGGCCTTGAATATGGCGATGCTTCTGCAGGAAAAATGGCGCTATTGGGCGGCTTAACCTTATATCTCGATTTCATCAACCTTTTCCTGATGATACTGCGTTTATTCGGCAGAAGGCGATAA
- a CDS encoding DUF1835 domain-containing protein, protein MSNILHILNGDSTWHSFNQTGLDGDVMVWREVLSEGPLQENISSGTFWSNRSGWIRETFNEPEEEYQHKVIDELGKLNGQYDEVNLWFEFDLHCQVNLLGVMCMLNQQTNMSAPAVFLICPGDFPGIDDFRGIGQLSGDQLEDLYDSREQLSDWEFELAAEAWPLYVNGNADELEQWLNENSFWGALHLLKPALLAHLKRLRLNANGLNHIVQKLLDIYNSGIKTKAEIYHAFWSTEKIYGMGDSEIDVYLNHLSQKQLIN, encoded by the coding sequence ATGAGTAACATTCTTCATATCCTTAACGGCGATTCAACATGGCATAGCTTTAACCAAACCGGCCTTGATGGCGATGTAATGGTTTGGCGCGAGGTTTTATCCGAAGGTCCATTACAGGAAAACATCTCGTCGGGTACCTTCTGGAGCAATCGATCCGGGTGGATCAGAGAAACTTTTAATGAGCCGGAAGAAGAATATCAGCATAAGGTGATCGACGAACTGGGTAAACTAAACGGCCAGTATGATGAGGTTAACCTTTGGTTTGAGTTCGACCTGCATTGCCAGGTAAACCTGTTGGGAGTAATGTGCATGCTTAACCAGCAAACCAATATGTCGGCGCCTGCTGTATTCCTGATTTGCCCCGGCGATTTTCCCGGCATCGACGATTTTAGAGGCATTGGCCAGTTAAGCGGCGATCAACTGGAAGACCTGTATGACAGCCGCGAACAATTGAGCGACTGGGAATTCGAGCTGGCGGCCGAAGCCTGGCCTTTATACGTTAACGGCAATGCTGATGAATTGGAACAATGGCTTAATGAAAATTCCTTCTGGGGCGCGTTACACCTGTTGAAGCCGGCGCTACTTGCGCATTTAAAACGCTTACGGCTAAATGCAAACGGCCTAAATCACATTGTACAAAAGCTGCTTGACATTTATAACAGCGGTATAAAAACCAAAGCCGAAATTTACCATGCATTTTGGTCGACAGAAAAAATATATGGTATGGGCGATAGCGAGATTGATGTTTATCTTAATCACCTTAGTCAAAAGCAGCTCATCAATTAA
- a CDS encoding YihY/virulence factor BrkB family protein, with amino-acid sequence MKVLSKEYLKQLWKVLLATFSGFISDNGLKLSASLAYYTVFSIAPLLIIIISVAGLVFGQDAATHRLYPQIAHYVGPGPAQQIQDALTHLALSGKSGVAVVIGVITLLLGASSIFIEIQDSLNIIWRVKAKPKRGWVQLLKNRFVSFSLIISLGFLLLTTLAINLILDALKEKIHNFIPVVTGFLLKGINLAITLIVITTLFGIIFKFLPDVKIKWRDVRSGAFFTALLFMLGQYVISLYIQYTAQGSAYGAAGSIIVILVWIYYTSAILYIGAEFTQVYAEASGSHIEPADYAVSVQQTEIERDVKKLPPQNPQLQGHLKTDASKDSSK; translated from the coding sequence ATGAAAGTTTTAAGCAAAGAATATTTAAAGCAACTTTGGAAAGTATTGTTAGCCACATTTAGCGGCTTCATAAGCGACAATGGCTTAAAGCTAAGTGCCTCTTTGGCTTATTATACTGTTTTTTCCATAGCCCCCTTATTAATCATCATCATTTCTGTAGCGGGCCTTGTTTTTGGCCAGGATGCTGCAACCCACAGGCTTTATCCACAAATAGCTCATTATGTTGGCCCAGGACCGGCACAGCAAATTCAGGATGCTTTAACGCACTTAGCGCTCTCGGGCAAATCCGGTGTTGCTGTGGTAATTGGCGTAATTACCTTATTATTAGGTGCCAGCAGTATTTTTATCGAGATACAGGATTCGTTAAATATCATCTGGCGTGTAAAGGCCAAACCTAAACGCGGGTGGGTGCAATTGCTCAAAAACAGATTTGTTTCATTTTCGCTTATCATCAGCCTTGGTTTTTTGCTGCTGACAACCCTTGCAATTAATCTTATTCTTGACGCGCTGAAAGAAAAAATACATAATTTTATACCGGTTGTAACCGGTTTTCTTTTAAAAGGAATTAACCTGGCAATCACCCTTATCGTAATTACCACGTTATTTGGTATCATTTTTAAATTTTTGCCCGATGTTAAAATCAAGTGGCGCGATGTGCGCTCCGGTGCATTTTTTACTGCCCTGTTGTTTATGCTGGGCCAGTACGTAATCAGCTTATACATTCAATACACGGCGCAGGGTTCGGCTTATGGCGCTGCCGGTTCAATAATAGTTATCCTGGTTTGGATATATTACACATCGGCCATATTATACATCGGTGCCGAGTTTACCCAGGTATATGCCGAAGCATCGGGTAGCCACATCGAACCTGCAGATTATGCCGTATCAGTACAACAAACCGAGATCGAAAGAGACGTAAAAAAACTTCCTCCCCAAAACCCGCAGCTTCAGGGCCATCTAAAAACAGACGCAAGTAAGGACAGCAGCAAGTAG